The Amycolatopsis mongoliensis genome includes a window with the following:
- the nirD gene encoding nitrite reductase small subunit NirD: MTTSIERTWTAVCPAASVPEYAGVAALFDGGVQVAVFHLPGDRWYALSNWDPCSGAAVLSRGIVGDAGGVPVVASPVYKERFALDSGRCLDAEDVSVPVYEVRVREGVVEVESP, encoded by the coding sequence ATGACGACGTCGATCGAACGAACCTGGACGGCGGTCTGCCCGGCCGCTTCGGTCCCGGAGTACGCGGGGGTCGCCGCGCTGTTCGACGGCGGCGTGCAGGTGGCCGTCTTCCACCTGCCCGGCGACCGGTGGTACGCCCTGTCCAACTGGGACCCCTGCAGCGGCGCGGCGGTGCTCTCGCGCGGCATCGTCGGGGACGCGGGCGGCGTGCCCGTGGTCGCGTCGCCGGTCTACAAGGAGCGGTTCGCGCTCGACAGCGGACGGTGCCTGGACGCCGAGGACGTGTCGGTCCCGGTGTACGAAGTGCGCGTGCGAGAGGGCGTGGTCGAAGTGGAGAGCCCGTGA
- a CDS encoding DNA glycosylase AlkZ-like family protein, translating to MDRRQVLAYRIAEHGLHRTARDVAELAVVRAGLQDSMRDTALLAAVARVDGRVSLVDDDRLVLAWTLRGAPHYHLDLAEVTRALVPLDDADALARMLWQRKELAATGLAAADVVFTAAAALRAVVTKEMTKGAVSTAVTKKLPPEFSRWCRGCNATHIQEQLMRIAAPHAGLRLVAGATPATLAPLEGRGRMRKTPDVAAATSVVESYLRLNGPASPGEAAEFVGTARAVVDKTWPSDLAEVKVEGKTRYLPSSSLAALENPPEPDVVRLLPPLDPFIQARDKALLVPDPARRKEVWKMLGNPGVLLADGDIAGTWRTKGSGAKLAFTVTAFDPLRPAVREEAEAEAARVAAARGFEKHTVTWTES from the coding sequence GTGGACCGTCGTCAGGTACTCGCCTACCGCATCGCCGAGCACGGGCTGCACCGCACCGCGCGGGACGTCGCCGAGCTCGCGGTCGTCCGGGCGGGGCTGCAGGACAGCATGCGCGACACCGCGCTGCTGGCCGCCGTGGCCCGCGTCGACGGCCGGGTATCCCTCGTGGACGACGACCGGCTCGTCCTGGCCTGGACGCTCCGCGGCGCGCCGCACTACCACCTGGACCTCGCCGAGGTGACGCGCGCGCTGGTGCCCCTCGACGACGCGGACGCGCTGGCCCGGATGCTGTGGCAGCGCAAGGAGCTGGCGGCCACCGGCCTGGCGGCGGCCGACGTGGTCTTCACGGCGGCGGCCGCCCTTCGCGCGGTCGTCACGAAGGAAATGACCAAGGGCGCGGTTTCGACGGCTGTGACGAAGAAGCTGCCACCGGAGTTTTCCCGCTGGTGCCGAGGGTGCAACGCCACTCACATCCAGGAGCAGCTGATGCGCATCGCGGCACCGCACGCGGGCCTCCGCCTGGTGGCCGGCGCGACCCCGGCGACGCTGGCGCCCCTCGAAGGCCGCGGCCGGATGCGCAAGACCCCGGACGTCGCCGCGGCGACCTCGGTGGTCGAGTCGTACTTGCGCCTCAACGGGCCGGCGTCGCCGGGGGAAGCGGCGGAGTTCGTGGGGACGGCTCGGGCGGTCGTGGACAAGACGTGGCCGTCGGACTTGGCCGAGGTGAAGGTCGAGGGCAAGACCCGCTACCTGCCATCGTCGTCTTTGGCGGCGCTGGAGAACCCGCCCGAGCCGGACGTCGTGCGGCTGCTGCCCCCGCTGGACCCGTTCATCCAGGCCCGCGACAAGGCGCTGCTCGTCCCGGACCCGGCGCGGCGCAAGGAAGTCTGGAAGATGCTGGGCAACCCGGGCGTACTGCTGGCGGACGGCGACATCGCGGGCACCTGGCGGACCAAGGGCAGCGGGGCGAAGCTGGCGTTCACGGTGACGGCGTTCGACCCGCTGCGCCCGGCGGTTCGCGAGGAGGCCGAGGCCGAAGCGGCCCGGGTGGCCGCGGCGCGGGGGTTCGAGAAGCACACGGTCACCTGGACCGAGTCGTGA
- the nirB gene encoding nitrite reductase large subunit NirB: MPTLVVAGHGMVAHRLVEAVRAEDPDGNWHVVVLAEEPRPAYDRVALTSYVDTWDPAALALPGADYAGDPHVDLRLGELVTAVDRSAKSVTTASGATVPYDALVLATGSRPFVPPVPGHDLPGCFVYRTIEDLDAIRAAAVDKPGRGRRSAVVIGGGLLGLEAAKALRDMGLSPHVVEMAPRLMPLQVDEGGGSLLRRLITGLDVTVHTGTSTDAIEADGSRLVAKLGNGTELDVDLVVFSAGVRPRDDLARQSGLDVGPRGGVLTDASCRTSDPSVYAIGECAAVDGRVYGIVAPGYAMAEIVAAQLTGGSGEFPEPDTSTKLKLMGVDVASFGDAHATTEGALEVAVNDAVAGTYKKLVVTDDGKTLLGGVLVGDATEYNTLRALVGRPLPAEPGAILAPAGGGAAVGVDALPDAAQICSCNAVSKGAITRAVHEDGCDTVGKLKACTRAGTACGSCVPLLGKLLTACGVEQSKAVCEHFPQSRAELFEIVQATRITTFSELIGRYGSGSGCAICKPAVASILATLGNGHVLGGEQMTLQDTNDRYLANLQRNGTYSVVPRIPGGEITPEKLIVIGQVAQEFGLYTKITGGQRIDLFGATVDQLPLIWRKLVDAGFESGHAYGKALRTVKSCVGSTWCRYGVQDSVGLAIELELRYRGLRSPHKLKSAVSGCARECAEARSKDFGIIATENGWNLYVGGNGGTTPRHAELLVSDVDTETLIRTIDRFLMFYVRTADRLQRTAPWIEELEGGLDHLRAVIVDDSLGICEDLDAAMAKHVDNYADEWKGVLEDPEKLARFTSFVNAPGAPDPAISFRSEREQKVPVMLGVPEVRR; the protein is encoded by the coding sequence ATGCCCACCCTGGTCGTCGCCGGACACGGCATGGTCGCCCACCGGCTCGTGGAGGCGGTGCGCGCGGAAGACCCCGACGGGAACTGGCACGTCGTCGTCCTGGCCGAGGAGCCGCGTCCGGCGTACGACCGGGTGGCGCTGACGTCCTACGTGGACACCTGGGACCCCGCGGCGCTCGCCCTCCCGGGGGCGGACTACGCGGGGGACCCGCACGTCGACCTGCGGCTCGGCGAGCTGGTGACGGCGGTGGACCGGTCGGCCAAGTCCGTCACCACGGCGTCCGGGGCCACGGTGCCCTACGACGCGCTCGTGCTGGCCACCGGCTCACGGCCGTTCGTGCCGCCGGTGCCCGGGCACGACCTGCCCGGCTGCTTCGTCTACCGGACCATCGAGGACCTCGACGCGATCCGCGCGGCCGCGGTCGACAAGCCCGGACGCGGGCGGCGCTCGGCCGTCGTCATCGGCGGTGGCCTGCTCGGCCTGGAGGCCGCGAAGGCGTTGCGGGACATGGGACTCTCCCCGCACGTCGTCGAGATGGCGCCGCGGCTGATGCCGCTGCAGGTCGACGAGGGCGGCGGCTCGCTGCTGCGCCGGCTCATCACCGGCCTCGACGTCACCGTCCACACGGGAACTTCGACCGACGCCATCGAGGCCGACGGCTCCCGGCTGGTCGCCAAGCTGGGCAACGGCACCGAGCTGGACGTCGACCTCGTCGTGTTCTCGGCCGGTGTCCGGCCGCGGGACGACCTCGCCCGGCAGTCCGGTCTCGACGTCGGCCCGCGCGGCGGGGTGCTGACCGACGCGTCGTGCCGCACCAGCGATCCGTCGGTGTACGCGATCGGTGAGTGCGCGGCCGTCGACGGTCGCGTCTACGGCATCGTCGCCCCCGGGTACGCGATGGCGGAGATCGTCGCCGCCCAGCTCACCGGCGGTTCCGGGGAGTTCCCGGAGCCGGACACGTCCACGAAGCTGAAGCTGATGGGCGTCGACGTCGCTTCCTTCGGCGACGCGCACGCGACCACCGAGGGCGCCCTGGAGGTCGCCGTCAACGACGCGGTCGCCGGGACGTACAAGAAGCTCGTGGTCACCGACGACGGCAAGACGCTGCTCGGCGGCGTGCTCGTCGGCGACGCGACCGAGTACAACACCCTGCGCGCGCTGGTCGGCCGTCCGCTGCCCGCCGAACCAGGCGCGATCCTCGCCCCGGCCGGCGGTGGCGCCGCGGTCGGTGTCGACGCGCTGCCCGACGCGGCGCAGATCTGTTCGTGCAACGCGGTGTCCAAGGGCGCGATCACCCGCGCGGTCCACGAGGACGGCTGCGACACCGTGGGCAAGCTCAAGGCGTGCACCCGCGCCGGCACCGCGTGCGGTTCGTGCGTCCCGCTGCTCGGCAAGCTGCTGACGGCGTGCGGTGTCGAGCAGTCGAAGGCCGTGTGCGAGCACTTCCCGCAGTCGCGCGCGGAGCTGTTCGAGATCGTCCAGGCCACGCGCATCACGACGTTCAGCGAGCTGATCGGCCGCTACGGCTCGGGCAGCGGCTGCGCGATCTGCAAGCCCGCGGTGGCGTCCATCCTGGCCACCCTCGGCAACGGGCACGTGCTCGGCGGCGAGCAGATGACGCTGCAGGACACCAACGACCGGTACCTGGCGAACCTGCAGCGCAACGGCACGTACTCGGTGGTCCCGCGGATCCCCGGCGGCGAGATCACGCCGGAGAAGCTGATCGTGATCGGCCAGGTCGCCCAGGAGTTCGGGCTGTACACCAAGATCACCGGCGGCCAGCGGATCGACCTGTTCGGGGCGACCGTGGACCAGCTGCCGCTGATCTGGCGCAAGCTCGTGGACGCCGGGTTCGAGTCCGGGCACGCCTACGGCAAGGCGCTGCGCACGGTGAAGTCGTGCGTCGGGTCGACGTGGTGCCGCTACGGCGTGCAGGACAGCGTCGGCCTGGCGATCGAACTGGAGCTGCGCTACCGCGGCCTGCGGTCGCCGCACAAGCTCAAGTCGGCGGTTTCGGGGTGCGCGCGGGAGTGCGCGGAGGCGCGGAGCAAGGACTTCGGGATCATCGCGACCGAGAACGGCTGGAACCTCTACGTCGGCGGCAACGGCGGCACGACGCCGCGGCACGCCGAGCTGCTCGTGTCCGATGTGGACACCGAGACGCTGATCCGGACCATCGACCGGTTCCTGATGTTCTACGTGCGCACCGCCGACCGGCTGCAGCGGACGGCGCCGTGGATCGAAGAGCTCGAAGGCGGCCTCGACCACCTGCGCGCGGTGATCGTCGACGACTCGCTCGGCATCTGCGAGGACCTCGACGCGGCGATGGCCAAGCACGTCGACAACTACGCCGACGAGTGGAAGGGCGTGCTCGAGGACCCGGAGAAGCTGGCCCGGTTCACGTCCTTCGTCAACGCGCCGGGCGCGCCCGACCCGGCGATCTCGTTCCGGTCGGAGCGGGAGCAGAAAGTGCCCGTGATGCTGGGAGTCCCGGAGGTGCGCCGATGA
- a CDS encoding uroporphyrinogen-III synthase, which yields MILPLTGFVVGITAARRADELGALLVRKGASVRYGPAIRIVPLTDDTELHAATSALLESHVDAVVATTGIGFRGWLEAAEGWGLGDALLSRLSASSLLARGPKVTGAIRAAGLSESYSPASESNAELLQHLLSSDVSGMRIAVQLHGEPLPYFVDALRAAGAEVIEVSVYRWVGPVDPGPVDRLLDGVLEGSIHALPFTSAPAVASLVALARRTGRLPGLISALSGPVVAACVGPITAGPLAALGVPTVQPHRARIGALARCVSETLLARSPRFSAGGLSIELRGQSAVVDGEWREVAPAPMALLRALAATPGRVVSRRELISALPGGGEEHAVETAIGRLRTSLGGGKVVQTVVKRGYRLAVDA from the coding sequence GTGATCCTGCCGCTGACCGGGTTCGTGGTCGGCATCACCGCGGCGCGCCGGGCGGACGAGCTCGGCGCGCTGCTGGTGCGCAAGGGCGCGAGCGTCCGCTACGGCCCGGCGATCCGGATCGTGCCGCTGACGGACGACACCGAGCTGCACGCGGCGACGTCGGCGCTGCTGGAGTCGCACGTGGACGCGGTGGTGGCGACGACGGGCATCGGCTTCCGCGGCTGGCTCGAGGCGGCCGAGGGCTGGGGGCTGGGGGACGCCCTGCTGTCGCGCCTTTCGGCGTCTTCGCTGCTGGCGCGCGGCCCGAAGGTGACCGGCGCCATCCGCGCGGCGGGGCTTTCGGAGTCGTACTCGCCGGCGTCGGAGAGCAACGCGGAGTTGCTGCAGCACCTGCTTTCTTCGGACGTCTCGGGCATGCGGATCGCGGTGCAGCTGCACGGCGAGCCGCTGCCGTACTTCGTGGACGCACTGCGCGCGGCCGGGGCGGAGGTCATCGAGGTCTCGGTGTACCGCTGGGTCGGCCCGGTGGACCCGGGCCCGGTGGACCGGCTGCTCGACGGGGTGCTGGAGGGGTCTATCCACGCGCTGCCGTTCACGAGCGCGCCGGCGGTGGCTTCGCTGGTGGCGCTGGCCCGCCGGACCGGGCGGCTGCCGGGGTTGATCTCGGCGCTGTCGGGTCCGGTCGTCGCGGCCTGCGTCGGGCCGATCACGGCCGGCCCGCTGGCGGCGCTCGGCGTGCCGACGGTGCAGCCGCACCGGGCCCGGATCGGGGCGCTGGCGCGGTGCGTGTCGGAGACGCTGCTGGCGCGGTCGCCGCGGTTCTCGGCGGGCGGGCTGTCGATCGAGCTGCGCGGCCAGTCGGCGGTGGTGGACGGCGAGTGGCGCGAGGTGGCCCCGGCGCCGATGGCTCTGTTGCGGGCGTTGGCGGCTACGCCCGGCAGGGTGGTCTCACGGCGCGAGCTGATCTCGGCGTTGCCCGGGGGCGGGGAGGAACACGCGGTGGAGACGGCGATCGGGCGGCTGCGGACTTCGCTGGGCGGCGGGAAGGTCGTGCAGACGGTGGTGAAACGCGGTTACCGGCTGGCCGTGGACGCCTGA
- a CDS encoding DUF3224 domain-containing protein, whose protein sequence is MNAFTMKNWEENIVSGTDGGPRVAYAHAAMAYDGVIEGESVCDLLLYYAGEGYESGTTTSPSFERFEGKVDGRAGTFIVKHEFTFDAQGIASTFGVVPGSGTGELAGLTGSGTVGGAMGEEKMGYTFEYTL, encoded by the coding sequence ATGAACGCATTCACCATGAAGAACTGGGAAGAGAACATCGTCAGCGGGACCGATGGAGGTCCCCGGGTGGCGTACGCGCACGCCGCGATGGCCTACGACGGCGTCATCGAGGGTGAATCGGTCTGCGACCTCCTGCTGTACTACGCGGGCGAAGGCTACGAAAGCGGCACGACGACGTCGCCGAGCTTCGAGCGCTTCGAAGGCAAGGTCGACGGCCGCGCGGGGACGTTCATCGTGAAGCACGAGTTCACGTTCGACGCCCAGGGCATCGCGTCGACGTTCGGCGTCGTGCCGGGCTCGGGCACCGGCGAGCTGGCCGGACTCACCGGCAGCGGCACCGTCGGCGGCGCGATGGGTGAGGAGAAGATGGGGTACACCTTCGAGTACACGCTCTAG